The DNA window ACGTCCTGCGGCTCGCGCCGAGCATCGTGTCGGCCGTCGCCCGTACGGTGACGCGGTCGGTGGAGGAGCCGGCGGTCGAGGAGGTCGGTCGGCGTGCGCCGCGGACTCCGTTCAACGCGGCGATCACCCAACGCCGGCGGTGGGCGTTCTGCTCGGTGCCGCGGACGGACGTCGAACGCATCGAACGTGCCGCGCAGCTCTCCGGCGACGCCGTCGTCCGCGCGCTCGCCGCCGGCGGGCTGCGGCGCTGGCTGATCGAGCACGAGTCGCTGCCCGCCGCGCCGCTCGTCGCGGCGGTCCCTGCCGACGGGCTGTTCGCGCGGCTGCCGACCCAGCACGCCGACCCGAAGGAACGGCTGCACGCCCTCCGCGGTGGCGCCGCCGTTCGGCCGATTCCCGCGCGGCTGCGGACGACGGACCGGATCAACGCGTTCAACCTCGTGCTCTCCACCACCGCCGGCCCGAACGTGCCGCTCTACCTCGCCGGCGCCGAGCTCACCGGGTCCTACCCGGTGTCGGCGATCGCGGACGGACACGGCCTCACGATCGCCGTGATCCGGCTTCGCGACCGCCTGTACTTCGGCATCACCGCCTGCCGCGAGCTCGTCCCCGACGCCGATCGCCTGGCGACGTACATCCGCGACGAGCTCCGCGTGCTGAAGAAGGCGGTCCGCAAGCCGCTCGAGTGGGTCGGCGGCTAAGCGAGCCCGAGCTGGCGCAGCAGGCCGAGGTCGTCCAGCTGGCCCCACCGTTCGACGATCCGGTCACCCTCGATGCGGAAGACGTTCATGCCGCGCAACGTCAGTTTCTCGCCCGTCCCCGGTACGCCCATCAGCGTGCCCTTGTGCGTGCCCGTGGCGGTGAACTGCTCGACGACGAGGTCGCCCTCGGCGACGAACCGCACGACCGTCGACGTCCAGTCCGGCAACGCCTCGCGGAACATCGCGGCCGCGCGGCGCAGCCCCTCCTGCCCGTTCGGCGCGTCGGGGATCGGCGGGTCGTGGTCGACGAACGTCGGTGCGAGGTAGCGGTCGATCGCGCCGAGATCGCCTTGGCTGAAGAGCTCCTGGATGAACCTGTCCACGAGCTGCTTGTTCTGTTCGGTGTTCGACATGTGCGTAGCGTCGGCGAGTCGAGCGTTCGCCCGTATCCCAGAAAGGTGGGAACTTTCGGGGGCATACTCGAACGCGTGACCTCGGCGGTGCTGGCGCGGGCGGAACGGGAGGTGGTCCGCCTCTGTCACAGCGGTCTCGACCCGGAAGCGTTGCGCGAACGCCTGCTGCGGACGCTGCGCCGGGCGATGTCGATCGACGCCGCGTTCTTCGCCACGGCCGATCCCGAGACGTTGCTGTTCACCAGCGCGTACGCCGACGAACCCTTGGGCAGCGCGACCGACCGATTCCTCGCGAACGAGTACGGCGGCACCGACCACAACCGGTTCGCGGCCCTCGCGACGGCTCGTTCCCACGTCGCCTCGCTCGATGCCTCGACCCGGCGCGATCGGTTCGCCAGCAAGCGCTACAGCGAGATCATGCGACCGCTCGGGTTGGGTGACGAGCTGCGGGCGGCGTTCGTCGCAGGCGCCGACTGCTGGGGCTATCTGTGCCTACACCGCGAGGACGCCTCGGCCGGCTTCTCCCGTACCGAGGCCGCCCTCATCGCGCGGATCGGGCCGCACGTCGCGCACGGCCTTCGCCAGGGCGCGTTGCTGGGCTCGGTGTCGACGACGGCGCCACCTCCCGGCGTCCTGCTGCTCGACGATCGGCTGGAGGTCGTCGCGACCACCCCCGAAGCGTCCGACCTGCTGTCTCTGTTGCCGTGCGCGGCGGGGCTACCGGTCGCGGTGTACGCTGCCGCGGCCGCGTTGCGCGGCGGACAGCTGCCCACGGCCCGCGTTCGGGCCGCGGATGGCGGCTGGCTGCACGTGTATGCCTCCCGCCTCACGGCCGACCGCATCGCCGTCGTGGTCGAGCGCGCGACGCCCCACGCCACCGCTGCGCTGTTGCTGTCGGCGTACGGGCTCAGTCGACGCGAACGCGACGTCGCCACCGCTGTCATCCGCGGCGAGTCGACGAAGGAGATCTCCGCGGCGCTCCACCTGTCGGAGTACACGGTGCAGGACCATCTCAAGGCGGTGTTCGACAAGGTCGGAGTCCGCAGCCGACGCGAGCTCGTGGGCCTGCTTCTCGGTGCGTGAGCTGGGGCTTGCATTCGGTACCCGGGTACGGACTTACCGTCGAGGCATGAGTACAGACTGGGTGCCTTCCTCGTGCACGTTGCCGACGGTGGAGCAGCCGTTGCGAGTCGCGGAGTTCGACCAGCTGTTCGCGACCGCGGTGCGTGGTGTCGAACGGGTCGGGCCGACCCGCTTGCGGCTGCTGCTGGACGCCGCGGCCGAGGACGTCGCGAGGGAGCTGACCGACCGGGAGACGAGCTGCTGCTCGTTCTTCACGTTCAAGTTCACCCCGGCCGGCGACGGCCAGGTGCGGTTGGAGGCGAGCGTCCCGGCAGCTCATTCCGCTGTGCTGGACGCGCTCGCCGTACGGGCCTCGGCCAGACTCCGTTCATGACCATCGCGAAGTCGATCGTGCTGTTCGTCCTCGCCGCGCTCGCCGAGATCGGTGGCGCGTGGCTGATCTGGCAGGGCTGGCGCGAACACCGCGGCCTGTGGTGGATCGCTGCCGGCGTCATCGCCCTCGGCGCGTACGGCTTCGTCGCCACGTTCCAGTCCGACCCGAACTTCGGCCGCATCCTCGCCGCGTACTGCGGCATCTTCGTCGCGGGCTCCCTCGCCTGGGGCGTCGTCGTCGACAAGTTCCGCCCCGATCGTTACGACCTGATCGGCGCCGCGATCTGCCTGGTCGGCGTCGCGGTAATCATGTACGCGCCGCGGAGCAGCTGAGGGTTGTCGGACCCCGGCGCTAGCGTTCCGGTCCATGCCGCAGCAGCCGCCGGAGGCGAGACCTTTGGGTCCGGATGCCGAGGGGCAGTGGGTCCGACGGTGGCGGTCGCCGTCGTGGAACAGCGCCGTGGACGCCTGGGTGGGTGCTCGGCTCGCCGAGCGAGAGCGGCGCGTCTGTGGCGAGCCGGTCACGTACCGCGCGCGCTTCTGGTCGGTCGTCCGCTGCTATCCGACCGCCGAAGGTCTGGTGTGGTTCAAGGAGAACAACCCCGGGCACCTCTTCGAAGCCGGGCTGGTCACGGCGATGGCGCGGCTCGCCGGACGCTGTGGTCGTGCCGGTCGCGGTGGATCGTGAACGCGGCTGGCTGCTCACCGACGACTGCGGAGCGACGCTCACCCATCCCGACGTCGCCGACCAGCCGACCCGATGCGCCGTGGTCCGCGCGCTCGCCCGCTTGCAGTGCGCTCTCCTCGGCCGCCTCGACCGGACTGAGCACGACGGGATGGTCGTGCTCGAACCCACCGCGGCGGGCGAGCGCGTGCGCGCGATCGCCCGCGAGTCGGCGGCGCTTCCGGACGGGCATCCGCTCCTTCCCGAGCCCGACGTGCTGGAACGGGCGGAGCTCGCCGCCGACGTGCTGGATCGGCGTACGGCATCCCTCAGCGACACCGTTCCCCTCGACCTCGAGCTCAACGACGTCTACGCCGCGAACGTCTTCGCCGACCGCTCGACCGGCACGCTCAGGCTGCGGTTCTTCGACTTCGGCAACGCGATGTGGGGCCACCCGTTCGTCTCGCTGCACGGCTTCCTCGACTCGGTGGAGGAATGGACCCGGGCGCCGCTGCCGCGCCCGGAACCCGAGGCGCTGTGCGACGCCTACCTCGCCGTCTGGCAAGACCAGCTCGACGCCGACCCACAACGGCTGCGGGAGGAGCTCGC is part of the Tenggerimyces flavus genome and encodes:
- a CDS encoding wax ester/triacylglycerol synthase domain-containing protein, giving the protein MQQLTGLDASFLSNGARTRSGHVGTVCLLDPSTAKEPLTLDRFTQAIEPRLFLLPNFKKRLVELPLSLEPAYFVDDDEFDIEFHVRELTLPRPGDDKQLAEQVSRLHARPLDRSRPLWEVYLVSGLSGDRLAIYSKVDHTVLEGSDRDLLTAVLDLTPERRELPRRRSQPRSSGLGQLFKSAISVASQSLRVAQQTANVLRLAPSIVSAVARTVTRSVEEPAVEEVGRRAPRTPFNAAITQRRRWAFCSVPRTDVERIERAAQLSGDAVVRALAAGGLRRWLIEHESLPAAPLVAAVPADGLFARLPTQHADPKERLHALRGGAAVRPIPARLRTTDRINAFNLVLSTTAGPNVPLYLAGAELTGSYPVSAIADGHGLTIAVIRLRDRLYFGITACRELVPDADRLATYIRDELRVLKKAVRKPLEWVGG
- a CDS encoding ester cyclase, encoding MSNTEQNKQLVDRFIQELFSQGDLGAIDRYLAPTFVDHDPPIPDAPNGQEGLRRAAAMFREALPDWTSTVVRFVAEGDLVVEQFTATGTHKGTLMGVPGTGEKLTLRGMNVFRIEGDRIVERWGQLDDLGLLRQLGLA
- a CDS encoding helix-turn-helix transcriptional regulator yields the protein MTSAVLARAEREVVRLCHSGLDPEALRERLLRTLRRAMSIDAAFFATADPETLLFTSAYADEPLGSATDRFLANEYGGTDHNRFAALATARSHVASLDASTRRDRFASKRYSEIMRPLGLGDELRAAFVAGADCWGYLCLHREDASAGFSRTEAALIARIGPHVAHGLRQGALLGSVSTTAPPPGVLLLDDRLEVVATTPEASDLLSLLPCAAGLPVAVYAAAAALRGGQLPTARVRAADGGWLHVYASRLTADRIAVVVERATPHATAALLLSAYGLSRRERDVATAVIRGESTKEISAALHLSEYTVQDHLKAVFDKVGVRSRRELVGLLLGA
- a CDS encoding YnfA family protein, which gives rise to MTIAKSIVLFVLAALAEIGGAWLIWQGWREHRGLWWIAAGVIALGAYGFVATFQSDPNFGRILAAYCGIFVAGSLAWGVVVDKFRPDRYDLIGAAICLVGVAVIMYAPRSS